The following coding sequences lie in one Syngnathus scovelli strain Florida chromosome 1, RoL_Ssco_1.2, whole genome shotgun sequence genomic window:
- the kdm6ba gene encoding lysine-specific demethylase 6B isoform X1: MHHAVEQFGGRGTRDSFSLDGLNRGPWAPVGGRAWQPPGRCLPGMSQHQLLPHLPPGPIHGLSQANKFFNNGPLRGGEKLDLPQPMLPGLPREQLRPLPHHPLHHLHPPPPHRAWEQLGQLYESHHPPQGHPGATLPEHSLRLHNGGYTGSGGPPPTPHPPANRPNQPLKFGGLQEHHAPRGPPLPGDDMWAQVHQQQRGHAGKMPASQLKRPRPPLGEHSVIQHTAASSSVHLPNRSSGEDWPSPSKRKKSSDQVLHPGQQRFPGPGQALLSQAHHPKPAFWNPLQKDNSTWQPPSCDRKASLEFQGRIEAHKQALSGYPQKTPPATCSPSTVSPPVNSPPSYNPACVPPLPRDCFQPQAVNQQSPHSSYRSPSSKPAPLCHTTEAHGHRSHLTGAPAPSRGDRDQHRHAQSSPAKPPAGGGGGGSGGVPYSHFQPHPVLGQRVPPPPPTSTTSVPQQSGLYDVWRYQSRSSSHPVDAGIPRPPGPIPHHQQSHNQGPDSQHQPHVGPPPVSSTRTPVITANRSSCHVGGYGNSSVSDGGCQVNGASRNWQRSNEPAPQSSIGGPHGCPPGPQLSASQFHHEVRGRLQENGPSKGKTSFYPQATHVPTCSTSSSLFSSGLPRTGDSVIMSRASKAVPISPPVYFPSSGHRQVSSQAYCQRQNHPVPASNPQSIVEALDKLDAELEGHMQAEERRRKEREDGERRKRDLEMKQKLEEEKRREEERKKRELEKRKEEEYRRRREWELQEQERKRREVERLQEEERKKRECDKQERERKRREWERRAEEKKRREEEERQRMARERKEAEEKKRREEEEAMVKKPQEQTAMESLERLLCGDASSAPPAPAPSQTSPPYPWLSRGGSSGQPTVSGAPLERLRPPPLTPQTDYAREKQRQREMWGSPPPTTIHNSTSGINQQQPLYSGKPPATQPKEPAGSLPALREPPKLYQAFPRENPPAPALRSDSSPFEEEPSELSTLLPDGLANIMAMLDESIKKEEEMYTEGLLDTFAPSAPPSVKAYLCAPDLLPALKGQPNQEDFGADPHASPPVLSRQGSLASPCSRTSSLNEELEEEEEEEEDYLKTSLQSTLGVRNSTYRHSDLAKLYGLPEQEKSEADDDEDEEEEEEEEEEEAPSCSPPPQRPHLHQTDVNSTFKSMSTALERQKYAYRGGPFGRPPPSALLGVKYSSSLSLGPDICRQQHGGSPTSDSTNAPFSPAVAPPKSSPARPLEDVKVELVDETNTVERVAQKEITPGVGRYRAIKEEHRLTTISESSLAELTDGSKVTLSRESDKLARHAKTEDRHKPEKAKEHREKERHKDREREKKRKHGHSHKQEDTKERKKHRDKREEAVFSSSSSSSSSSSGRRRHKEGKSHKDKKDRRILCDLNLQSKEGKTCRHHDSEKKKRKDASGATSAGEGEHTEWRSKKSEDSSPDLLKLKALSDGPPKELKIRLIKVESGDRETFIASEVEDKRIPLEQISIKNTAAEIIRSCKGARVKGKFRESFLLPAFSVKPIMTSEEPIPREKLNPPTPSIYLESKRDAFSPVLLQFCTDPKNPVTVIRGLAGSLRINLGLFSTKSLVEANAEQAVEVRTQVQQPADENWDPSGTGQTWPCESSRSHTTIAKYAQYQASSFQESLQEEKGSDEEEDDDDDEEDKEPLSNSETPNKDNNNAKETSSGEQKPVGKIIKFGTNIDLSDPKRWKPQLQELQKLPAFMRVASSGNMLSHVGHTILGMNTVQLYMKVPGSRTPGHQENNNFCSVNINIGPGDCEWFSVHENYWQAISDFCEKHGVDYLTGSWWPVLEDLYNANIPVYRFIQRPGDLVWINAGTVHWVQAVGWCNNIAWNVGPLNAYQYQLALERFEWNEVKKVKSIVPMIHVSWNVARTLKITDPDTYKMIRHCLLQSMKHIQILRDQLVAQGKKISYQGRVKDEPAYYCNECDVEVFNLLFVTSESSSRKTYVVHCEDCARERTPNLNNVVVLEQYSMEELTATYDSFSLASSSFSSPSSR; encoded by the exons ATGCATCACGCAGTGGAGCAGTTTGGCGGGCGTGGCACACGGGATTCCTTCTCTCTGGATGGACTCAACCGGGGACCTTGGGCTCCCGTGGGCGGCCGCGCATGGCAGCCACCTGGCAG GTGTTTGCCGGGAATGAGCCAACACCAGCTCCTTCCTCATCTACCTCCTGGTCCAATTCATGGACTCAGCCAAGCCAATAAATTCTTCAACAATGG GCCCTTGCGAGGCGGGGAGAAGCTGGATCTCCCCCAGCCAATGTTGCCGGGTCTGCCGAGGGAGCAGCTGAGGCCGCTTCCTCATCATCcgcttcatcatcttcatcctccCCCTCCTCACCGAGCATGGGAGCAACTCGGCCAGCTGTACGAATCCCACCACCCTCCCCAAGGACATCCAGGCGCGACTCTCCCCGAGCACTCGCTCCGCCTCCACAATGGCGGCTACACTGGCAGTGGCGGCCCGCCCCCTACCCCGCATCCCCCTGCCAATAGGCCGAACCAACCGCTAAAG TTTGGGGGTCTTCAGGAGCACCATGCCCCACGGGGGCCGCCACTGCCGGGAGACGACATGTGGGCTCAGGTGCATCAG CAGCAGAGGGGACACGCTGGCAAGATGCCTGCCAGTCAGCTAAAGCGACCGCGCCCTCCGCTCGGCGAACACTCTGTCATCCAGCACACTGCCGCATCGTCGTCCGTGCACCTGCCCAACCGCTCGTCCGGCGAAGACTGGCCCAGCCCCAGCAAGAGGAAGAAAAGTTCCGATCAG GTTTTGCATCCTGGCCAGCAGCGCTTCCCTGGACCGGGCCAGGCTTTGCTATCTCAGGCCCATCACCCCAAACCGGCCTTCTGGAACCCACTTCAAAAGGACAACAGTACTTGGCAGCCTCCGAGCTGCGATCGCAAGGCATCTTTGGAGTTCCAAGGCCGAATT GAGGCCCACAAACAAGCACTAAGCGGCTACCCCCAAAAGACGCCCCCGGCCACCTGCTCTCCTTCCACCGTGTCACCTCCCGTCAACTCGCCGCCGAGCTACAACCCGGCTTGtgtgcctcctcttcctcgagaCTGCTTTCAACCTCAGGCTGTCAACCAGCAGTCCCCCCACTCCTCCTATCGCAGCCCCTCTTCCAAACCGGCTCCCCTCTGTCACACCACAGAGGCCCACGGCCACAGAAGCCATCTCACTGGGGCGCCGGCCCCCAGCAGAGGGGACAGGGATCAACATCGGCACGCTCAGTCTTCACCAGCAAAACCCccagccggcggcggcggcggcggcagcggcggtgtGCCTTACAGCCACTTTCAGCCTCACCCAGTTCTGGGTCAACGTGTGCCTCCACCACCTCCCACCAGCACCACCTCAGTACCTCAGCAGAGTGGGCTCTATGATGTGTGGAGGTACCAGAGTAGGTCCAGCAGTCACCCCGTG GACGCCGGCATCCCCAGACCTCCAGGACCGATACCTCATCACCAGCAGAGCCACAATCAGGGTCCAGACAGTCAGCATCAACCTCACGTCGGCCCGCCCCCTGTCAGCTCGACCCGCACCCCTGTCATCACCGCCAATCGCTCCTCCTGCCACGTCGGTGGCTATGGTAACAGCAGTGTCTCAGACGGCGGTTGCCAGGTGAACGGCGCCAGCAGGAACTGGCAGAGGAGTAACGAGCCGGCGCCCCAAAGCTCCATCGGAGGTCCCCATGGATGTCCCCCCGGCCCTCAGTTGAGTGCCAGCCAGTTTCACCACGAGGTACGAGGAAGACTTCAAGAAAATGGACCCTCCAAGGGGAAGACCTCCTTCTACCCTCAGGCGACGCACGTTCCGACGTGTTCCACGTCGTCGTCTTTGTTCTCCTCAGGGCTACCCAGGACGGGGGACAGCGTCATTATGAGCAGAGCCTCCAAGGCTGTTCCCATTTCTCCTCCCGTGTATTTCCCATCTTCCGGCCACCGGCAGGTGTCCTCCCAGGCGTACTGCCAGCGGCAGAACCATCCGGTTCCCGCTTCGAATCCCCAGTCCATCGTGGAGGCGCTGGACAAACTGGACGCGGAGCTCGAGGGCCACATGCAAGCtgaagagaggaggaggaaggagagaGAAGACGGCGAGCGGCGCAAGAGAGACTTGGAGATGAAGCAaaagctggaggaggagaaaaggagggaggaggagaggaagaagagagAGCTGGAGAAACGCAAGGAGGAGGAGTATCGGCGGAGGAGAGAGTGGGAGCTGCAGGAgcaagagaggaagaggagggaagTGGAGAGGctgcaggaggaggagaggaagaagagggaATGTGACAAGCAAGAGCGCGAGCGCAAGAGGAGAGAGTGGGAGAGGCGAGCAGAGGAGAAGAAGAGGCGAGAAGAGGAGGAGCGTCAGAGGATGGCCAGAGAAAGGAAGGAGGCGGAGGAGAAaaagaggagggaggaggaagaagccaTGGTGAAAAAGCCTCAAGAGCAGACGGCCATGGAGAGTCTAGAGAGGCTTCTGTGTGGCGACGCCTCGTCCGCTCCCCCGGCCCCCGCCCCGTCGCAGACCTCGCCCCCCTACCCGTGGCTGAGCCGCGGCGGCTCCTCCGGCCAGCCGACCGTCAGCGGCGCTCCGCTGGAAAGGCTGCGACCGCCTCCGCTCACGCCGCAGACGGACTACGCCCGCGAGAAGCAGAGGCAGCGCGAGATGTGGGGCAgcccccctcccaccaccaTACACAACAGTACCTCAGGGATCAACCAGCAGCAGCCGCTCTACTCTGGCAAGCCCCCCGCCACGCAGCCCAAAGAGCCAGCTGGCTCTCTGCCCGCGCTCCGAGAGCCCCCCAAACTCTATCAGGCGTTTCCTAGGGAGAACCCGCCCGCGCCCGCCCTGCGCTCGGACAGTTCTCCGTTTGAGGAAGAGCCGTCGGAGTTGTCCACGCTGCTCCCCGATGGCCTGGCCAACATCATGGCCATGCTGGACGAATCCatcaaaaaggaggaggagatgtACACCGAGGGTCTCCTGGATACGTTTGCGCCGAGCGCCCCCCCCTCCGTCAAGGCTTACCTCTGCGCTCCTGACCTCCTCCCGGCGCTCAAGGGTCAGCCAAATCAGGAAGACTTTGGGGCTGACCCCCACGCCAGCCCGCCCGTGCTCAGCCGCCAAGGCTCATTGGCTTCCCCGTGCAGCCGGACGTCTTCTCTCAACGAGgaactggaggaggaggaggaggaggaggaggattacCTGAAAACATCTCTGCAAAGCACACTGGGAGTCAGGAACAGCACCTACCGCCACAGCGACCTGGCCAAACTTTACGGTCTTCCTGAGCAGGAGAAAAGCGAGGCGgatgacgatgaagacgaggaggaggaggaggaggaggaggaagaggaggccccGTCGTGTTCCCCGCCACCTCAAAGACCCCACCTCCACCAGACAGACGTCAACAGCACGTTCAAGTCCATGAGCACGGCCCTGGAGAGACAGAAGTACGCGTACCGAGGCGGACCTTTCGGGAGACCCCCGCCGTCGGCTCTGCTGGGAGTCAAATATTCCTCGTCGCTCTCGCTGGGTCCCGACATTTGCCGACAACAGCACGGCGGCTCACCCACGTCCGATTCCACTAATGCTCCTTTCAGTCCAGCCGTAGCTCCTCCAAAGTCCTCCCCGGCGCGTCCGCTCGAAGACGTCAAGGTGGAGCTCGTTGATGAAACCAACACAGTGGAAAGGGTTGCCCAAAAGGAGATCACGCCCGGCGTAGGGCGTTACCGCGCCATCAAGGAGGAGCATCGTCTGACCACCATCTCCGAGTCGTCGCTGGCAGAGCTGACCGACGGATCCAAGGTGACGCTCTCTCGCGAGTCGGACAAGCTGGCGCGTCACGCCAAAACCGAGGACAGACACAAGCCGGAAAAAGCGAAGGAGCACCGCGAGAAGGAGCGACACAAGGACAGAGAGCGGGAGAAGAAGAGGAAACACGGCCACAGCCACAAGCAGGAAGACACAAAGGAGAGGAAGAAGCACCGAGACAAGAGGGAAGAGGcggtcttctcctcctcctcgtcttcgtCGTCCTCCAGCAGCGGCCGCAGGCGACACAAGGAGGGCAAGAGCCACAAGGACAAGAAGGACCGGCGAATCCTCTGCGACCTCAACCTCCAGAGCAAGGAGGGAAAAACTTGCAGACACCACGACTCCGAGAAGAAGAAACGCAAAGACGCGTCTGGCGCCACCTCCGCCGGCGAGGGCGAGCACACCGAGTGGAGGTCAAAGAAAAGCGAAGATTCGTCGCCGGACTTGCTAAAGCTGAAGGCTCTGTCGGACGGACCCCCCAAGGAGCTGAAGATCCGACTCATCAAAGTggagagcggcgaccgggagacCTTCATCGCCTCCGAAGTGGAGGACAAGAGGATTCCCCTGGAGCAGATAAGCATCAAGAACACAGCCGCTGAAATCATCCGATCTTGCAA GGGGGCCCGAGTAAAGGGGAAGTTCAGGGAGTCTTTCTTGCTGCCGGCTTTCTCCGTCAAGCCCATCATGACCTCGGAGGAGCCCATTCCCAGAGAGAAACTCAACCCCCCCACACCTAGCATTTAT CTGGAGAGCAAGAGGGACGCCTTCTCTCCCGTGCTGCTGCAGTTCTGTACAGACCCAAAGAATCCCGTCACGGTCATCCGAGGACTGGCCGGATCGTTACGGATCA ACTTGGGTCTGTTTTCCACCAAGTCTCTGGTGGAGGCTAACGCGGAGCAGGCGGTGGAGGTGCGGACTCAGGTGCAGCAGCCGGCGGATGAGAACTGGGACCCCAGCGGGACGGGTCAGACGTGGCCATGCGAGAGCAGCCGCTCGCACACCACCATCGCTAAGTACGCGCAGTACCAGGCGTCCAGCTTCCAGGAGAGTCTGCAG GAGGAGAAAGGGAGcgatgaagaggaggacgacgacgatgacgaagAAGACAAGGAGCCGCTCAGCAATTCGGAAACCCCAAATAAGGACAACAACAACGCCAAAGAAACTAGCAG CGGCGAGCAGAAGCCAGTGGGGAAGATCATTAAATTTGGCACCAATATTGACCTGTCGGATCCCAAGAG ATGGAAACCGCAGCTGCAAGAGCTCCAAAAGCTGCCTGCCTTCATGCGCGTGGCATCCAGCGGCAACATGCTGAGCCATGTTGGACACACCATCCTGGGCATGAACACCGTCCAGCTCTACATGAAGGTCCCGGGGAGCCGAACTCCAG GCCACCAAGAGAACAACAACTTTTGCTCGGTGAACATCAACATCGGCCCCGGAGACTGCGAGTGGTTTTCCGTGCACGAGAACTACTGGCAGGCCATCAGTGACTTTTGTGAGAA GCACGGGGTGGACTACCTGACGGGGTCCTGGTGGCCCGTGTTGGAGGACCTCTACAACGCCAACATCCCAGTGTACCGTTTCATCCAGAGGCCGGGCGACTTGGTGTGGATCAACGCCGGGACCGTTCACTGGGTTCAGGCCGTGGGCTGGTGCAACAACATTGCCTGGAACGTGGGACCTCTGAACG CGTACCAGTACCAGCTGGCCCTGGAAAGGTTCGAGTGGAACGAAGTCAAGAAGGTCAAGTCCATCGTACCCATGATTCACGTGTCGTGGAACGTGGCCCGCACGCTCAAAATCACCGACCCGGACACCTACAAGATGATCAG ACATTGTCTGCTGCAGTCCATGAAGCACATCCAAATCCTGCGTGACCAACTGGTGGCTCAAGGCAAGAAGATCTCCTACCAGGGCCGCGTCAAGGACGAGCCGGCTTACTACTGCAACGAGTGTGAC GTGGAAGTGTTCAATTTGCTGTTTGTGACAAGCGAGAGCAGCAGCAGGAAGACGTATGTGGTGCACTGTGAGGACTGCGCCCGCGAGCGCACCCCCAACCTCAACAACGTGGTGGTGCTGGAGCAGTACTCCATGGAGGAGCTCACCGCCACGTACGATTCCTTCAGCCTG GCCTCCTCTTCCTTCTCGTCACCGTCGTCACGGTGA